In Etheostoma cragini isolate CJK2018 chromosome 9, CSU_Ecrag_1.0, whole genome shotgun sequence, the following are encoded in one genomic region:
- the LOC117950037 gene encoding regulator of G-protein signaling 21-like, with amino-acid sequence MRESLAFVSSQNMAFTDSMKPTELSTDKKGIQRKNWRNKIRFLLKSNSSQSIVHQMKNRSYRPTADDTHQWAQSLDKLLSHKYGKAAFCIFLKSEFCEENIEFWTACEDFRTLTSHKELASKANSIYEEFIKSEAPKEINLDFHAKNAIAQSLHEPNSDSFLAAQRKVYSLMENNSYPRFIYSDLYKELCAAARGRGQAH; translated from the exons ATGAGAGAGAGCCTTGCTTTTGTGTCATCCCAAAACATGGCGTTCACTGACTCCATGAAACCCACTGAGCTGTCCACAGACAAGAAGGGGATACA GAGGAAAAACTGGAGGAACAAAATAAGATTTCTCTTGAAGTCCAACTCCTCCCAGTCGATAGTACATCAGATGAAAAACAGATCTTACAG GCCGACTGCTGATGACACGCACCAATGGGCGCAGTCACTTGACAAACTACTGAGtcataaat ATGGGAAAGCTGCGTTTTGTATCTTCCTGAAGTCTGAGTTCTGCGAAGAGAACATCGAGTTTTGGACAGCCTGTGAAGATTTCAGGACCCTCACTTCGCACAAAGAGCTGGCGTCCAAGGCCAACAGTATTTACGAGGAGTTCATTAAAAGTGAAGCACCCAAAGAG ATAAACCTCGATTTCCACGCAAAGAACGCCATCGCCCAGAGTCTTCACGAGCCCAATTCGGACAGCTTCCTGGCAGCTCAGAGGAAAGTCTACAGCCTGATGGAGAACAACTCCTACCCCAGATTTATCTACTCCGACCTCTACAAAGAACTGTGTGCAGCTGCCAGGGGGAGAGGGCAAGCACATTAA